A genome region from Vibrio tapetis subsp. tapetis includes the following:
- a CDS encoding glycerate kinase: MKIIIAPDSYKESLTAMEVANAIEAGFKQVLPHADYIKLPMADGGEGTVQSLVDATGGEIIEHRVTGPLGEQVSGFYGLMGEGKTAIIEMAAASGLHLVPASQRNPLQTTTFGTGELIKAALNKGVEHIIVGIGGSATNDGGIGMAQALGVRMLDAENKEIGYGGGALARLATIDISEVDPRLANIKLEVACDVDNPLCGPKGASYIFGPQKGATTEMIVQLDANLSHYADVIKTQLGRDVKEMAGAGAAGGLGAALLGIFNAQLRPGIEIVMDAVNLSKVVADADLVITGEGRIDSQTIHGKTPIGVARTAKKYQLPVIGIAGCQSNDSHVVHAHGIDAVFSVVPRSVSLEEALRDAAFNVEMTSRNVAALVAMSLK; encoded by the coding sequence ATGAAAATTATTATTGCTCCTGATTCATATAAAGAGAGTTTAACAGCGATGGAAGTCGCAAATGCGATTGAAGCTGGCTTTAAGCAAGTATTACCCCATGCCGACTACATAAAACTGCCGATGGCTGATGGCGGCGAAGGCACCGTTCAATCTTTGGTTGATGCAACGGGAGGGGAAATCATTGAACATAGGGTGACAGGGCCATTAGGCGAACAAGTCTCTGGGTTTTACGGACTGATGGGTGAAGGCAAAACCGCTATCATTGAAATGGCCGCGGCATCAGGCTTGCATTTAGTGCCTGCCTCACAACGAAACCCGTTGCAAACGACAACATTTGGAACTGGTGAGTTAATTAAAGCAGCACTGAACAAAGGCGTAGAACACATTATTGTTGGTATCGGTGGCAGCGCAACCAATGATGGCGGAATTGGCATGGCTCAAGCTCTCGGCGTCCGAATGCTCGATGCTGAAAACAAAGAAATAGGCTATGGAGGCGGAGCCTTAGCTCGATTAGCCACTATCGATATTTCAGAGGTCGACCCTCGCCTTGCGAACATAAAGTTAGAAGTCGCTTGTGATGTGGATAACCCGTTATGCGGTCCTAAGGGAGCTTCTTACATATTTGGCCCACAAAAAGGCGCAACCACTGAAATGATCGTTCAGTTAGACGCTAACCTTTCCCATTATGCTGACGTGATTAAGACTCAACTCGGACGCGACGTAAAAGAAATGGCAGGAGCTGGCGCCGCTGGTGGCCTAGGCGCGGCTCTACTTGGCATATTTAATGCGCAGCTTCGCCCTGGTATTGAGATCGTAATGGATGCCGTTAATTTAAGTAAAGTCGTCGCTGATGCTGATCTCGTTATCACCGGGGAGGGTCGAATCGACAGTCAAACCATTCACGGTAAAACGCCGATTGGTGTTGCACGTACAGCGAAAAAATACCAACTCCCAGTTATTGGAATTGCTGGCTGCCAATCAAACGACTCTCATGTTGTTCATGCCCATGGCATTGATGCGGTTTTCAGTGTTGTACCACGATCGGTTAGCCTAGAAGAAGCTCTGCGTGACGCTGCATTCAATGTTGAAATGACATCTCGTAATGTCGCCGCACTGGTGGCTATGAGCTTGAAGTAA
- the acnB gene encoding bifunctional aconitate hydratase 2/2-methylisocitrate dehydratase: MLEAYRKHVAERAAEGVVPKPLDAEQVAGLVELLKNPPQGEDEVLLDLLENRIPPGVDEAAYVKAGFLTAITTGEVTSSLVSREKAAQLLGTMQGGYNIESLISLLDDAQLAPIAVKALSHTLLMFDSFYDVEEKAKAGNDSAKQVLQSWADAEWFLSKPELQEKITLTVFKVTGETNTDDLSPAPDAWSRPDIPVHALAMLKNEREGIEPEQAGSIGPLKQIDSLKEKGHQLVYVGDVVGTGSSRKSATNSVLWFMGDDIPFVPNKRAGGYVLGGKIAPIFFNTMEDAGALPIEVDVTKLNMGDVIDVYPFEGKVCDHETGATLAEFGLKTDVLIDEVRAGGRIPLIIGRGLTDRARQSLNLEPSEIFRRPVEVADTGKGYTLAQKMVGKACGVEGIRPGTYCEPKMTTVGSQDTTGPMTRDELKDLACLGFSADLVMQSFCHTSAYPKPVDVNTHHTLPDFIMNRAGVSLRPGDGVIHSWLNRMLLPDTVGTGGDSHTRFPLGISFPAGSGLVAFAAATGVMPLDMPESILVRFKGEMKEGITLRDLVHAIPYYGIKQGLLTVEKAGKINEFSGRVLEIEGVEHLSVEQAFELSDASAERSAAGCTVKLSQESIEEYLNSNITMLKWMISEGYGDRRTLERRVTGMEEWLAKPDLMQADGDAEYAHVIEIDLADIDQPILCAPNDPDDARLLSDVQGTEINEVFIGSCMTNIGHFRAAGKLLEKFNGQLNTRLWIAPPTKMDKDQLTEEGYYGIFGRAGVRIETPGCSLCMGNQARVADAATVMSTSTRNFPNRLGTGANVYLSSAELAAVGAILGRIPTKEEYLEYARQIDATAADTYRYLNFHQMGEYTEKADTVIFQEPA; this comes from the coding sequence GTGCTTGAAGCCTACCGTAAACACGTCGCAGAGCGTGCCGCAGAAGGAGTTGTCCCTAAACCCCTAGATGCAGAACAAGTCGCAGGACTTGTTGAATTACTGAAAAATCCACCTCAAGGCGAGGACGAAGTATTACTCGACCTACTTGAGAATCGCATTCCCCCTGGTGTTGATGAAGCTGCTTATGTAAAAGCGGGTTTCCTTACGGCCATTACCACTGGTGAAGTAACCTCGTCATTGGTTAGCCGTGAAAAAGCAGCTCAGCTGCTTGGTACGATGCAAGGTGGCTACAACATTGAGTCTTTAATTAGCTTACTTGATGATGCTCAGCTTGCTCCGATCGCTGTTAAAGCCCTTTCTCATACTTTGCTGATGTTTGACTCTTTCTACGATGTAGAAGAAAAAGCGAAAGCAGGTAATGACTCAGCTAAACAAGTACTTCAATCTTGGGCTGACGCCGAATGGTTCCTTTCCAAGCCTGAGCTACAAGAAAAGATCACTCTTACTGTCTTTAAAGTGACAGGCGAAACAAACACTGATGATTTGTCACCAGCACCTGATGCATGGTCTCGTCCAGATATCCCTGTTCATGCACTCGCGATGCTTAAAAATGAGCGTGAAGGTATCGAACCTGAGCAAGCGGGTTCAATTGGTCCACTTAAGCAAATTGATAGCCTGAAAGAAAAAGGTCATCAATTAGTCTATGTTGGTGATGTTGTTGGTACTGGCTCATCTCGTAAATCGGCAACTAACTCAGTGTTGTGGTTCATGGGTGATGATATTCCATTCGTACCAAACAAACGTGCTGGTGGTTATGTCCTTGGTGGTAAAATTGCACCAATCTTCTTCAACACAATGGAAGATGCTGGCGCATTGCCAATTGAAGTAGATGTGACGAAACTGAACATGGGCGACGTGATTGACGTTTATCCATTTGAAGGCAAAGTGTGTGACCACGAAACGGGCGCAACCTTAGCTGAGTTTGGTTTGAAAACCGACGTATTAATCGATGAAGTTCGTGCTGGTGGTCGTATTCCACTGATCATTGGTCGTGGTCTCACTGACCGCGCTCGTCAGTCTCTAAACCTAGAGCCATCTGAAATCTTCCGTCGTCCTGTTGAAGTTGCGGATACTGGCAAAGGTTACACGCTGGCTCAGAAGATGGTCGGTAAAGCATGTGGTGTTGAAGGCATTCGCCCTGGCACTTACTGTGAACCAAAAATGACGACAGTTGGCTCTCAAGATACGACTGGGCCAATGACGCGTGATGAACTTAAAGATCTTGCGTGTTTAGGTTTCTCTGCTGATTTAGTCATGCAGTCTTTCTGTCATACCTCGGCATACCCTAAACCTGTCGATGTAAACACGCACCATACATTACCTGATTTCATCATGAATCGTGCTGGTGTTTCACTTCGCCCTGGTGATGGTGTTATCCACTCATGGCTAAACCGTATGTTGCTTCCTGATACCGTGGGTACAGGTGGTGATTCGCACACTCGTTTCCCTCTGGGTATTTCTTTCCCTGCGGGTTCTGGTCTAGTTGCGTTTGCCGCGGCAACAGGGGTTATGCCTCTGGATATGCCTGAGTCTATTCTTGTTCGCTTTAAAGGCGAAATGAAAGAAGGCATTACATTGCGTGATTTGGTTCATGCGATTCCATATTACGGCATTAAGCAAGGCTTACTGACGGTAGAGAAAGCGGGTAAAATCAACGAATTCTCTGGCCGAGTACTAGAAATTGAAGGCGTTGAGCACTTAAGTGTTGAGCAAGCTTTTGAGCTGTCTGATGCTTCAGCAGAGCGTAGTGCGGCGGGTTGTACCGTTAAACTGTCTCAAGAGTCCATTGAAGAGTACCTAAATTCTAATATCACCATGTTGAAGTGGATGATTTCAGAAGGTTATGGTGATCGTCGTACTCTAGAGCGTCGTGTCACTGGTATGGAAGAGTGGTTAGCGAAGCCTGATCTAATGCAAGCTGATGGTGATGCAGAATACGCGCACGTTATTGAAATCGATTTGGCTGACATTGACCAACCAATTCTTTGTGCACCAAATGATCCAGACGATGCTCGTTTGCTTTCTGATGTTCAAGGCACAGAAATTAACGAAGTATTCATCGGTTCTTGTATGACCAACATTGGCCACTTCCGTGCTGCAGGTAAACTGCTTGAGAAGTTTAATGGTCAGTTGAATACACGTTTGTGGATCGCTCCACCAACTAAGATGGATAAAGATCAACTGACGGAAGAAGGCTACTACGGTATCTTCGGCCGTGCTGGTGTTCGTATTGAAACTCCTGGCTGTTCATTATGTATGGGTAACCAAGCTCGTGTAGCTGACGCGGCGACAGTGATGTCAACGTCGACTCGTAACTTCCCGAACCGTTTAGGTACAGGGGCGAATGTTTACTTGTCTTCTGCTGAATTAGCTGCCGTTGGTGCGATTCTAGGTCGAATTCCGACAAAAGAAGAGTACCTTGAGTACGCAAGGCAGATTGATGCAACCGCTGCGGATACGTATCGCTACCTAAATTTCCATCAAATGGGCGAATACACAGAAAAAGCCGACACGGTGATTTTCCAAGAGCCAGCTTAA
- the mrcB gene encoding penicillin-binding protein 1B, with amino-acid sequence MIINKNSRQKLSQAMPVNEVLPPKTSTCQKLVANGIIANRPVVKKLVAKKPTAKKTPTKKPVAKKSTTKSTAKKPRKRTPKKAANRSWLKTIWGLAWKSSLALVAVLIFVGIYLDSYVKQRFEGQLFELPTVVYGRVLTLAPGSPVTLKQLTDELDVLNYRKVRSPRHPGEYSSSSTKVEIIRREFEFEDGPEAYRHVMLHFSKLGIERIESLETERDMGYLRIDPKMLGMLEKNNDEQRLFIKREQFPEVLVDALLVTEDRDFYQHDGVSPVAILRALAANVKAGRTVQGGSTLTQQLAKNLFLSRERTLWRKVREAYIALILDHRYSKDRILEAYLNEVYLGQSRGEAIHGFGLASRLYFGQPIQELRIDQVALLVGMVKGPSYYNPVRHPERAKVRRDLVLRLMMQQDILTSDEYELAVTRPLDIQDTPQIASRQPAYFQQLSRELQQKVGGAFRTQAGLKVYTSLDPVSQFELEKAVKRKIPQLELKTSKGLEAAAIAVDRRSGEIRAMVGGKRTGYDGFNRALNASRPIGSLAKPAVYLTALSQPKKYTLASTLEDKPLTMKGSKGSVWAPKNYDRKFRGDVPLYMAFSRSLNVPTVRLGLELGIKPVMDTFEKLGVDRQEIRPVPSMFLGAFSLTPYQVAQMYQTLTNSGKKAPLSALRSVKDSDGEVIYRSIPLVSQTVPQQAAWLTTYAMKTAVAQGTGRYLQQKFSWAALAGKTGTSNDTRDSWFVGVDGREVVTIWVGRDDNKPTQLTGASGALRVYHQYLTNRAPEKLILPWPQQVTTLGFKTQASGGLKVDCGNDLRLPMWDIEGNIKQACDNKPLQWLNKLLDW; translated from the coding sequence ATGATCATTAATAAAAACAGTCGCCAGAAATTAAGCCAAGCAATGCCTGTTAATGAGGTGCTGCCTCCTAAGACATCGACATGTCAAAAGCTTGTCGCGAATGGGATTATCGCGAATAGGCCTGTTGTAAAAAAGCTAGTTGCGAAAAAGCCAACAGCAAAAAAAACACCGACAAAAAAGCCCGTTGCCAAGAAAAGTACCACTAAATCGACGGCAAAAAAGCCACGCAAACGTACCCCTAAGAAAGCGGCCAATCGATCATGGCTGAAGACCATTTGGGGGTTAGCTTGGAAGAGCAGCTTAGCGTTAGTCGCTGTATTGATATTTGTCGGTATTTATTTAGACAGTTATGTAAAACAGCGCTTTGAAGGTCAACTATTTGAATTGCCTACTGTTGTTTATGGTCGGGTATTGACGCTTGCTCCAGGCAGCCCCGTTACGCTAAAGCAACTAACTGATGAATTAGATGTACTGAATTATCGAAAAGTACGTTCTCCAAGGCATCCCGGGGAATACTCATCTTCATCTACCAAAGTGGAAATAATTCGCCGAGAGTTTGAGTTTGAAGATGGACCAGAAGCATACCGTCACGTTATGTTGCACTTTAGCAAACTGGGTATTGAGCGGATTGAATCATTAGAAACAGAGCGTGATATGGGGTACTTGAGGATTGACCCTAAAATGCTCGGTATGCTTGAAAAAAATAACGATGAACAGCGCTTATTCATCAAACGCGAACAATTTCCTGAAGTCCTCGTTGATGCATTGCTAGTTACCGAAGATCGTGATTTTTATCAACATGATGGGGTGTCACCTGTCGCCATTTTGCGGGCACTTGCCGCTAATGTGAAAGCGGGGCGTACCGTTCAAGGCGGCAGCACGTTAACGCAACAGTTGGCTAAAAATCTATTCTTGTCTCGTGAGCGTACTTTGTGGCGAAAAGTGCGAGAGGCCTATATTGCGCTTATTTTGGATCATCGTTACAGCAAAGACCGTATTTTAGAAGCTTACCTTAACGAGGTGTATCTAGGGCAAAGTCGGGGTGAAGCGATTCACGGGTTTGGTTTAGCATCTCGATTGTATTTTGGTCAGCCGATTCAAGAGTTACGCATTGACCAAGTAGCCTTACTCGTTGGGATGGTGAAAGGCCCATCGTATTACAACCCGGTTCGTCATCCTGAACGGGCGAAAGTGCGTCGTGATCTCGTATTGCGCCTAATGATGCAGCAAGACATTTTGACTTCAGATGAGTATGAGTTAGCGGTGACACGCCCACTTGATATTCAAGATACTCCGCAAATCGCAAGCAGGCAGCCCGCGTATTTTCAACAGTTAAGTCGAGAGTTACAACAAAAAGTAGGTGGGGCGTTCCGCACTCAAGCCGGCTTAAAGGTGTACACCTCACTTGATCCTGTTTCTCAGTTTGAACTGGAGAAAGCCGTTAAACGAAAAATCCCACAGTTGGAGTTGAAGACCAGCAAAGGGTTAGAAGCGGCAGCAATCGCAGTCGATCGCCGTAGTGGTGAAATTCGAGCGATGGTGGGGGGGAAAAGAACAGGATACGATGGCTTTAACCGAGCTCTGAACGCGAGCCGCCCTATCGGTTCTCTGGCGAAACCTGCCGTGTATTTGACTGCGTTAAGTCAACCTAAGAAATACACCTTGGCGAGTACCCTTGAAGATAAACCTCTTACCATGAAAGGCAGCAAGGGCAGTGTATGGGCGCCAAAAAACTACGACAGAAAATTCAGAGGTGATGTTCCTCTGTATATGGCGTTTTCGCGTTCACTAAATGTACCGACTGTGCGACTCGGGTTAGAACTAGGCATAAAGCCGGTTATGGACACATTTGAAAAGCTGGGTGTTGATCGACAAGAAATTCGTCCTGTGCCTTCCATGTTCTTGGGGGCGTTTTCTCTTACTCCTTATCAAGTGGCTCAGATGTATCAAACGCTGACGAACTCAGGTAAGAAAGCGCCATTGAGCGCATTGCGTAGTGTTAAAGATAGCGATGGCGAAGTGATTTATCGGTCCATCCCGTTGGTTTCACAAACGGTCCCTCAGCAAGCCGCTTGGTTAACCACATATGCAATGAAAACCGCAGTGGCTCAAGGTACCGGTCGCTATTTGCAACAAAAATTTTCATGGGCGGCGTTAGCGGGTAAAACAGGCACGAGTAACGACACCCGTGATAGTTGGTTTGTTGGTGTGGATGGGCGCGAAGTTGTAACCATCTGGGTGGGTAGAGATGACAATAAACCGACCCAACTGACCGGCGCTAGCGGTGCTTTGCGCGTTTACCATCAGTACCTCACTAACCGAGCACCGGAAAAACTGATTTTGCCGTGGCCACAACAAGTCACGACATTAGGTTTTAAAACACAAGCTTCTGGCGGGTTAAAAGTAGATTGTGGTAACGACTTACGCTTGCCAATGTGGGACATAGAAGGGAACATCAAACAAGCTTGTGATAATAAACCCTTGCAATGGTTAAATAAATTGCTGGATTGGTAG
- a CDS encoding sugar diacid recognition domain-containing protein: MQLNATIARRIVERAMKIISHSINVMDEHGRIIGSGDPTRLQQRHEGAILALNNHRTVEIDDAMADKLQGVKPGINLPIMFQQHAIGVVGISGAPESIRNYAELVKMTAELIVEQADLMAQVQWNKRHREELVLQLIQSTHLNETQLNAIAQKLELNLDQPRVAAIVKVVPKHGETLSLEHLQQLVHLLEHPERDNLVGIVSVSNNEVVVLKPITLTDDGWSRSKEQTRTNQLIRRVAKEEAFRIRIALGDYFPTIQGIRHSYLSAKATLEAAPQTKNDVLHYQDYVLPVLLDGLKSDPWRYQQLQQPIQPLLDADNKGVLLKTLRVFFAQNCDLAQTCQALHIHRNTLRYRIEKIEKITSLSFSNLNDKTRLYLSFCCFDK; this comes from the coding sequence ATGCAACTGAATGCCACCATCGCACGTCGAATCGTCGAAAGAGCCATGAAAATAATCTCACATTCCATCAATGTAATGGACGAACATGGTCGCATTATTGGTTCTGGAGATCCTACTCGCCTGCAACAAAGACACGAAGGGGCAATCTTGGCGCTGAATAATCATCGCACTGTTGAAATTGACGATGCGATGGCTGACAAACTTCAAGGAGTAAAGCCAGGCATTAACCTACCGATTATGTTTCAACAGCACGCTATTGGAGTGGTCGGGATCTCTGGCGCACCGGAATCTATCCGAAACTATGCTGAGTTAGTTAAGATGACCGCTGAACTCATTGTCGAGCAAGCCGACCTAATGGCACAAGTACAATGGAATAAGCGGCATCGAGAAGAATTAGTTCTACAGTTGATTCAAAGCACGCATTTAAACGAAACTCAATTAAACGCCATCGCCCAAAAACTCGAACTAAACCTCGATCAGCCACGCGTTGCCGCTATCGTTAAAGTGGTTCCTAAACATGGTGAAACGCTATCGCTAGAACATTTACAACAGTTGGTGCACTTACTTGAGCACCCCGAGCGAGATAATTTGGTTGGTATTGTTTCGGTTTCCAACAATGAAGTTGTCGTGCTTAAGCCTATCACCTTGACTGATGACGGTTGGTCTCGGAGTAAAGAGCAAACTCGCACCAATCAATTAATCCGCAGGGTAGCAAAAGAAGAAGCGTTTCGCATACGCATTGCACTTGGTGACTACTTTCCAACGATACAGGGTATACGCCATTCCTATCTGAGCGCGAAAGCAACGTTAGAAGCTGCACCACAAACAAAAAATGATGTTTTACACTACCAAGATTATGTTCTGCCAGTATTGCTCGATGGCTTAAAATCTGACCCTTGGCGTTATCAACAACTCCAACAACCCATCCAACCATTACTCGATGCCGATAATAAAGGCGTACTTTTGAAAACCTTACGAGTGTTTTTTGCTCAAAATTGTGATTTAGCTCAAACCTGCCAAGCTCTCCACATCCATAGAAATACTCTACGCTACAGAATAGAAAAGATAGAGAAAATAACCTCCTTATCATTCAGTAACTTAAATGACAAAACTCGTCTTTATTTATCATTCTGTTGCTTTGACAAATAA
- a CDS encoding patatin-like phospholipase family protein — MKWIARIGVVMMGSLLSLSAFSEPIQTEKQVANNISSASQDRPTIALVLAGGGAKGAAHIGVLKALEELHIPIDIVTGTSMGAFVGGLYATGMSADEIESLIDTVDWNSGYRDRVARSDKSIRDKDMNDHYQINTDLGIRGFEFTAPKGVVQGQNMLGLLRESAGNLPPMSSFDDLAVRYRAVATDIVKLEPVVLEKGYLIDAMMASMSVPGALPPYKVGDRLLVDGGVTNNMPVELAREMGADLIIAVDISTDYKKEDELKSFLTVGDQLSNYMVRRSTEKQSDLLTDDDVLLTPLVGDMETTEFDRMIEAYEVGYVSAMQSKKQLEDFVVTSAQFQRYIDHKQQARVKLEYGDELVVDTIQINNGSRYRDSLIKSYLALETGERLSMEEIERRIDALYALDRFETISYRYEKDQDQTTLVIDVNEKEWGPNFIDFRFFLEDDFQTRSQYGFGVSTNFTALNSRGGEFLLNLEMGSDKLIEGEFFTPLIIDRDIFSSTIASYSNTVRNFPWSSANDGNGLAGSIDDSQNYIPMTYRQYKIESSLGANFSAMQELRAGVRYVNGNLQVTSLPYAGSGDFTRLGAFARYRYDSLDDLNFPTRGSYINLEYFNSQDTVNEGEVIDSSKDTVHEVVSKFVSANSYKRHSLVGQLEYEVVHSQSSSLPIEPRNLGGFLNLSGIPRNSLIGQNKLFSSMVYRYRWFDNDFGLFKSPLYLGASVEYGGVWSGEDVQLEDAPIYLAGSLFAGVASPVGPIVLAWGHAEHGYNSIYLIVGSSF; from the coding sequence GTGAAATGGATAGCTAGAATCGGCGTGGTCATGATGGGATCTCTACTTTCGTTGAGTGCTTTTTCTGAGCCGATACAAACGGAAAAGCAAGTTGCGAATAACATCAGCAGCGCTTCACAAGACAGACCGACGATTGCATTAGTATTAGCTGGTGGCGGCGCAAAAGGTGCGGCGCATATTGGCGTTCTAAAAGCCTTAGAAGAACTGCATATACCCATCGATATCGTTACAGGTACCAGCATGGGCGCCTTTGTTGGTGGTTTGTACGCAACGGGTATGTCTGCGGATGAAATCGAAAGCTTGATTGATACCGTTGATTGGAATAGCGGTTATCGGGATAGAGTAGCAAGAAGCGATAAGAGCATTCGAGACAAAGACATGAATGACCATTATCAAATAAATACTGATCTCGGGATTCGGGGGTTCGAATTTACTGCGCCAAAAGGAGTGGTTCAAGGCCAGAATATGCTGGGTTTATTGCGGGAGTCGGCGGGTAATTTACCACCGATGAGCTCTTTCGATGATCTTGCTGTTCGTTATCGCGCCGTCGCGACAGACATTGTTAAACTTGAGCCCGTAGTGCTTGAAAAGGGCTATTTAATTGATGCGATGATGGCAAGTATGTCCGTGCCTGGCGCGTTGCCACCCTACAAAGTCGGAGACCGACTGCTGGTTGATGGCGGTGTGACCAATAACATGCCCGTCGAGTTAGCGCGAGAAATGGGGGCAGACCTCATTATCGCTGTTGATATCAGTACGGATTACAAAAAAGAAGACGAATTAAAATCATTTTTAACCGTTGGCGATCAGCTATCTAATTATATGGTGCGCCGCAGTACCGAAAAACAATCTGACTTGTTAACCGACGACGATGTGTTACTAACGCCTCTTGTTGGCGACATGGAAACCACAGAATTTGACAGAATGATTGAAGCCTACGAAGTGGGTTATGTTTCCGCTATGCAGTCCAAAAAACAATTGGAAGATTTCGTCGTTACCAGTGCTCAGTTCCAACGCTATATCGATCATAAACAGCAAGCTAGGGTGAAGTTGGAGTATGGTGATGAGCTGGTTGTCGATACCATTCAAATTAATAATGGCTCACGTTATCGTGACTCTTTGATTAAGAGCTATCTGGCATTAGAGACCGGAGAACGCTTGAGCATGGAAGAGATAGAGCGTCGTATTGATGCTTTATATGCCCTTGACCGTTTTGAAACCATTTCATATCGCTATGAGAAAGATCAAGACCAAACCACATTGGTGATTGATGTAAACGAAAAGGAGTGGGGGCCTAACTTCATTGATTTTCGTTTTTTCTTAGAAGACGACTTTCAAACAAGGAGTCAGTATGGGTTCGGAGTCAGTACCAACTTTACGGCTTTAAATAGTCGTGGTGGTGAGTTCTTACTTAACTTAGAAATGGGTTCAGACAAGTTGATTGAGGGTGAATTTTTTACTCCACTCATAATCGACCGTGATATCTTTTCTTCAACCATCGCTTCTTATAGCAATACTGTCAGAAACTTCCCATGGAGCTCTGCTAATGATGGTAATGGTTTGGCTGGATCGATCGATGATAGCCAAAACTACATTCCGATGACCTATCGTCAGTACAAGATTGAATCCAGTCTTGGTGCTAATTTTTCCGCGATGCAGGAACTAAGAGCTGGCGTTCGTTATGTGAATGGCAATTTGCAAGTGACGTCATTACCGTATGCCGGTTCTGGGGATTTTACCCGCCTTGGTGCATTCGCTCGATATCGATATGACTCACTGGATGATCTCAACTTTCCTACTCGCGGTAGCTATATCAATCTAGAGTACTTCAATAGTCAAGATACGGTAAATGAAGGCGAAGTGATTGATAGTAGCAAAGACACCGTGCATGAGGTTGTGTCTAAGTTTGTCTCTGCAAACAGTTATAAACGTCACTCATTAGTCGGGCAGTTGGAGTATGAAGTTGTTCATAGCCAATCTTCATCATTACCCATTGAGCCGAGAAACTTAGGAGGTTTTTTGAATTTGTCGGGAATCCCCCGTAATAGTTTGATCGGTCAAAACAAGCTCTTTAGTAGCATGGTTTATCGTTATCGCTGGTTTGACAACGACTTTGGGTTGTTTAAATCACCGCTCTATTTAGGGGCGTCCGTAGAATATGGTGGCGTTTGGTCGGGTGAGGACGTTCAGTTAGAAGATGCGCCTATTTATCTTGCGGGTTCTCTGTTTGCAGGAGTTGCATCGCCCGTCGGTCCTATTGTTTTAGCTTGGGGTCATGCTGAGCATGGTTATAACTCCATTTATTTGATAGTCGGAAGTTCATTTTAG
- a CDS encoding GntP family permease — translation MIEVSTLGALAALVVAISLILKKVPPAYGMIIGALIGGIVGGVSLTDTVGLMIGGAQGIVTAVLRILAAGVLAGVLIESGAATSIAETIVKKVGETRALLALALATMILTAVGVFVDVAVITVAPIALAIAHRADLSKMAILLAMVGGGKAGNVMSPNPNAIAAADAFNVPLTSVMAAGIIPGLCGLIFAYFIAKKLVNKGTKVKENEVISVNNSRLPKFGAAIVAPLVAIALLALRPIAGINVDPLIALPLGGLMGALAMGRFKDSNHFAVSGLSRMAPVAVMLLGTGTLAGIIANSGLKSGLIEVLTASGLPSYLLAPISGAMMSLATASTTAGTAVAASVFSHTILELGVPALAGAAMIHAGATVLDHMPHGSFFHATGGAVHMDIRERLKLVPYESAVGLMIAVVSTLIFGVFGLFV, via the coding sequence ATGATAGAAGTATCGACTCTTGGCGCCTTAGCAGCACTTGTTGTTGCTATAAGTCTTATCCTCAAAAAAGTACCACCCGCTTATGGCATGATCATCGGTGCCTTAATTGGCGGGATCGTGGGAGGCGTTTCACTGACCGATACCGTAGGATTAATGATTGGTGGCGCTCAAGGTATTGTGACTGCAGTTTTACGAATTCTAGCAGCAGGTGTATTAGCGGGTGTATTAATTGAATCTGGAGCGGCCACATCCATCGCCGAAACCATCGTTAAAAAAGTTGGCGAAACTCGAGCGCTACTTGCATTGGCTCTCGCCACCATGATTTTGACGGCTGTTGGCGTATTTGTCGATGTTGCCGTCATCACCGTTGCGCCGATTGCATTGGCGATTGCTCATCGTGCCGATCTGTCAAAAATGGCCATCTTACTTGCTATGGTTGGTGGCGGTAAAGCTGGCAACGTCATGTCACCAAACCCAAATGCGATTGCTGCTGCAGATGCATTTAACGTTCCGCTCACGTCAGTCATGGCTGCCGGTATCATCCCCGGTCTCTGCGGACTCATTTTCGCTTATTTCATTGCAAAGAAATTGGTCAACAAAGGCACTAAAGTAAAAGAAAATGAAGTAATCAGTGTCAACAATAGTCGCCTACCTAAATTTGGAGCCGCTATCGTCGCACCACTGGTCGCCATCGCTTTACTCGCACTTCGCCCCATTGCTGGCATTAATGTCGATCCGCTTATCGCACTACCTTTAGGTGGTTTAATGGGAGCACTTGCAATGGGTCGCTTCAAAGATAGTAATCACTTTGCTGTTTCTGGCTTATCGCGTATGGCTCCGGTCGCTGTAATGTTACTTGGTACAGGTACGCTTGCAGGCATCATCGCCAACTCAGGATTAAAGTCAGGCCTAATTGAAGTGTTAACCGCCTCAGGGTTACCATCTTACCTACTGGCTCCGATTTCTGGTGCCATGATGTCTCTAGCTACGGCTTCCACGACAGCGGGTACCGCCGTTGCAGCAAGCGTATTTAGTCACACTATTTTAGAACTTGGTGTTCCTGCATTGGCCGGTGCGGCCATGATTCACGCTGGTGCAACAGTACTTGATCACATGCCACACGGCAGTTTTTTCCATGCCACTGGTGGCGCAGTTCACATGGATATTCGTGAGCGTCTCAAGCTTGTTCCTTACGAATCAGCGGTTGGTCTGATGATCGCCGTTGTTTCGACTCTCATCTTCGGTGTATTCGGCCTGTTCGTTTAA